Genomic segment of Veillonella parvula DSM 2008:
AATTAGCGATTAAGTTCACAATCCTGTATAAAGTTATATAAATTAACTAATAATAATGATTTTTTACTGTATTAACTGCATACAACTGTATATATATAATTTTATGATAATAAGAATAGTATCATAATTTTTTTTATACATAGCAATAAATATATCAATAAACAAAATACTCTTTAAGATATTCCCCATTATACCCTCATCAATTATAAGTTTAGTTTATTATTAGCAGTATAAAAAAGAGGCTGTTACAAGGTAACAGCCTCTAATAAGACGAGATGTATTCAGTTAATCAATACTTTGTTGTAAGCGGTGTGCTCTGCGTGTATCCCACGCTTTACGCAAAACATAAATCACTAAACCTATGCTTACTGCCACTGCGCTACCTACCATAGCATCAAAACCACATGCGTAGATTGCATATAGACAATAAAGAACGCCTATACCGAACAAGTAATTAGAGCGTTTAATACGACTTTCAGCTACGCCAGCCATACGCATCATTGTAGGTACTGCCAAGATGCACAATACATACGGTACTACGTTAGTTACAACCGCTAAGTTTACTAAGATTTCAAATTGCTCACGCAAGGATTCGCTTGCAGTGAATAAAGTAAGTAATGTTTCAACAGCGAGTAAAATCAATACGCCACGAACAGGAGCATCTTTGCTATTTACACGGGCGAATATTTTAGGGAAGTAACCATGTTCTGCTGCGCTTTTGAATACACGGGACAATGTGAATTGCCAACAAAGTAAAGCACCAAAGCAAGAAATAACCATAGCGGCCATAACGATGTTCGCAATAGTATCATTGAACATGTATACGAATGTCAAACCGAATGGTGCATTAGAATTTAATAAATCAACGTTAGGCACAATACCTGCCATAACGTTTGTGGACAAGATATAAACCACTGCCACTGCTAATGTACCCGCCACAGTTGCGATAGGTACGTTTTTCTTTGGATTCTCAACAGCATCAGCATTAGCCGCTGCGGACTCAAATCCTAGGAAGCCCCATAAAGTTAGGGAAATAGATTGTTTTACCGCATCATAAAGCGGAAGATCATTTGGGTTCCATGCCGCCCAATAAATAGATGGATCAAACCAATACCAGCCGATTGTACCGATTAATAAAACCGGAACAATAGAGCCCCAAATAGTCATATTGCTGAGTCGACCTGTGAAACGATTCCCTCTGAAGTTTAGAATCGCTGCAAACCACAAGAGCACAATTGTTACCTGACTTGTTTGTGTCGCATTGAGGTCAACACCAAAGAAAGCTGCGCCATAACCTACGGCAGATACCGCGATGGCGATATTAGCAATGATGAGAGATATGCTGTAAGCATAGCTCGCCATAAAATGTCCAGTTTTACCGAAGCGATGTTCTGCATAACCGCCCATGCCCCCTTGTTTTTGGGAGAACATACCCGCTTGAGCAAAAATATACGCTAATAAAAGCGCACCCACAGCTGTCACGAGCCAAGATAAAACTGAAATAGTACCAACTTGAGCCAAATTAGTTGGTAACATAATGATCCCAGCTCCTAGCATATTGGCTGCTACCATTGTGGTTAGCTGGAATACAGACATTTTTTTAGCGGTGGTTTTCATGTATCAATCCCCTTTCACTAAGGTGAATTTTTTCTCGTCCATAATTCACTTAAAATATATATACCGCTAAGTAAATTCAGTTCGTGCTGTGATGGGCTTGAATGTGAATTTACCGTTTTTATTCTTATTACGAGTTAAATAATAACACCTATGAAACCAAAATAAAAGTACTTTATTGGCGGACAAGGCATATTACACGAATTGAATAAATCATAGGTAATTTATCATCAAAATCGAACAGAACTCATTTTAATCGTGGCAAAGTATATTTTTACCCCATTTTATTCTGTGTATAGATGTAATTTTTCCTATCTATCACGGTTATAGTGTTCTAGTACAAGACTATTATTCTCTCACAGTCCACTATATATGTACATGTAAATACATCATTTTAATAGTGGATTATCAATTAGAATTTTGGGCTTTATAGGTATCGTCTAGCTTTTAAATAAAAAATCGATATACATATAAGTATAATGGGCAATATTAGACCCTTAATGAAATCCTTATATGTATATCGATCTTATTTTTCCAGATTTTATTGATAACTATTCTTTATTTTTATCTACTGCTTATTCCGCACTAAGCTCTACTCTTGTACAGATTCAACGATTGCTTTCCATTCAGCAATTTGCTTTTCCTCAGCAGCGATAATAATTTTACCATTATTACGTTGTCGTTCCACACATTCCGGAGCCGTACCAGAGTAGTTATTACGACCTGCAACACAAGCTTCGATGGAGATAGCGTCAAGAATATCTGCATCAAAATGGTTGGAAATAGCTTTGAAGTCCTCTACGGATAGATCAAGGAGTACACAACCTTTTTCGATGCAATGATGCACCGCATTACCTACGATTTCATGGGCTTCACGGAATGGGACACCTTTCTTCGCAAGATAATCTGCCATATCCGTAGCATTAGAAAAGTCGTCATCAAGGACTGCTTTCATATGAGCCCCATTGACCTTCATACCACGAATCATAGCCGCATTAATGGACAATGCGAAGTGTACTGTATCAATAGCATCGAAGATACCTTCTTTATCCTCTTGCATATCCTTGTTGTATGTAAGAGGCAAGCCTTTCAAAGTTGTTAAAAGGCCTAACAAATGACCATAGGTACGGCCTGTTTTACCACGAACCAGCTCGCAAACGTCAGGATTTTTCTTTTGCGGCATAATACTAGAGCCCGTGCAGTGAGCATCATCAAGTTCAATAAAATTGAACTCATTGGTAGACCACAAGATCAACTCTTCGCTAAGACGACTCAAGTGCATCATCACTAAAGATGCAAAGGACAAGAATTCAACTACGTAGTCACGGTCAGATACGGCATCCATGCTATTTTCGTAAATACGGGAGAAACCTAAGAGCTTTTGCGTATACGTTTGATCAATGCCGTATGTAGAACCTGCTAACGCACCTGCACCAAGTGGCATGATATCCGCATGTTTGAATACCATCAACAAACGATCAAAGTCTCGTTCTAGCATGGAGAAATACGCCATCATATGATGACCAAATAATACAGGTTGAGCACGTTGTAAGTGCGTATAGCCAGGCATGATAACGTCACTATATTTTTCAGCTGTTTCAATGAGAGCCTTCTGCATATCTACGATGAGTTCACCCATTTCCACAACAGCTTTACGCACGTACATGTGCAAGTCTACTGCGCATTGGTCATTACGGCTACGGCCGGTATGCAAACGACCACCCGCTTCACCGATGTCATCAGTTAAACGCTTTTCAATATTCATATGAATATCTTCAAGAGCTACAGAAAATGGGAATTCTCCTTTATCGATTTGCCCTTTAATCTTTGTTAAACCTGCTAAAATTGCATCTCGATCTGCGTCGGAGATAATATTTTGTTTTGCCAGCATAGT
This window contains:
- the argH gene encoding argininosuccinate lyase, encoding MAKLWGGRFTKGTDKAVEDFTSSIAFDARMYAEDIAGSKAHATMLAKQNIISDADRDAILAGLTKIKGQIDKGEFPFSVALEDIHMNIEKRLTDDIGEAGGRLHTGRSRNDQCAVDLHMYVRKAVVEMGELIVDMQKALIETAEKYSDVIMPGYTHLQRAQPVLFGHHMMAYFSMLERDFDRLLMVFKHADIMPLGAGALAGSTYGIDQTYTQKLLGFSRIYENSMDAVSDRDYVVEFLSFASLVMMHLSRLSEELILWSTNEFNFIELDDAHCTGSSIMPQKKNPDVCELVRGKTGRTYGHLLGLLTTLKGLPLTYNKDMQEDKEGIFDAIDTVHFALSINAAMIRGMKVNGAHMKAVLDDDFSNATDMADYLAKKGVPFREAHEIVGNAVHHCIEKGCVLLDLSVEDFKAISNHFDADILDAISIEACVAGRNNYSGTAPECVERQRNNGKIIIAAEEKQIAEWKAIVESVQE
- the potE gene encoding putrescine-ornithine antiporter, coding for MKTTAKKMSVFQLTTMVAANMLGAGIIMLPTNLAQVGTISVLSWLVTAVGALLLAYIFAQAGMFSQKQGGMGGYAEHRFGKTGHFMASYAYSISLIIANIAIAVSAVGYGAAFFGVDLNATQTSQVTIVLLWFAAILNFRGNRFTGRLSNMTIWGSIVPVLLIGTIGWYWFDPSIYWAAWNPNDLPLYDAVKQSISLTLWGFLGFESAAANADAVENPKKNVPIATVAGTLAVAVVYILSTNVMAGIVPNVDLLNSNAPFGLTFVYMFNDTIANIVMAAMVISCFGALLCWQFTLSRVFKSAAEHGYFPKIFARVNSKDAPVRGVLILLAVETLLTLFTASESLREQFEILVNLAVVTNVVPYVLCILAVPTMMRMAGVAESRIKRSNYLFGIGVLYCLYAIYACGFDAMVGSAVAVSIGLVIYVLRKAWDTRRAHRLQQSID